The Planctomycetota bacterium genome has a window encoding:
- a CDS encoding DUF4432 family protein: MSMRRAGVTLNVPRRHRMAGPYRQTLISASQNINIESFEHRAHGCAVRKRRLHGGRSEGVDLIEIDNGRMTIRVIATRGMGIADVVCDDMRLGWDSPVKEIVHPAFVNLQHRGGLGWLEAFNEWFVRCGLEWFGAPGNESEHLAKAQPPIGALTLHGRIANLPASEVELVINDRPPHRVRLRGLVREQSMFGPCLDLQTELSTTPGSSALRVEDAITNMGGQTQEFGLLYHVNFGKPLLEAGSQFVGAVASVTPINERAAEGDVSGYARYGKPKLGATEQVYLMKLLADRKGMTQVMLRNRAGSRGASMAFSIEQLPCFTLWKNTIAEVDGYVTGLEPGTNYPFPRPIERRMKRVPKLRAGQTHRTAIDVTIHTSQSEVAAAAKQIAQIQGKRETRIDREPPKI; this comes from the coding sequence TTGTCGATGCGGCGGGCGGGCGTTACGTTGAACGTCCCAAGGAGGCATCGCATGGCCGGTCCCTATCGTCAGACACTCATCAGCGCATCGCAGAACATCAACATCGAATCCTTCGAACATCGCGCGCACGGCTGCGCGGTCCGCAAGCGGCGGCTGCACGGGGGGCGCAGCGAAGGCGTGGACCTCATCGAGATCGACAACGGGCGCATGACGATCCGCGTCATCGCCACGCGCGGCATGGGCATCGCCGACGTGGTCTGCGATGACATGCGGCTCGGTTGGGACTCGCCGGTCAAGGAAATCGTGCATCCGGCGTTCGTGAATCTTCAGCACCGCGGCGGGCTGGGGTGGCTCGAAGCGTTCAACGAATGGTTCGTCCGCTGCGGACTGGAATGGTTCGGGGCCCCCGGAAATGAGAGCGAACATCTGGCGAAGGCGCAACCGCCGATCGGGGCGCTGACGCTGCACGGGCGGATCGCCAATCTGCCGGCGAGCGAAGTGGAGCTTGTCATCAATGATCGTCCGCCGCATCGTGTCCGTCTGCGCGGACTGGTGCGCGAGCAGTCGATGTTCGGCCCGTGCTTGGACCTGCAAACGGAACTGAGCACGACCCCCGGAAGTTCGGCGCTGCGCGTCGAAGATGCGATCACGAACATGGGCGGGCAGACGCAGGAGTTCGGCCTGTTGTATCACGTGAACTTCGGCAAGCCGCTCTTGGAGGCGGGGTCGCAATTTGTCGGGGCGGTCGCGTCGGTGACGCCGATCAACGAGCGCGCCGCCGAGGGCGATGTCAGCGGGTACGCCCGATACGGCAAGCCGAAGCTGGGCGCGACGGAGCAGGTGTATCTGATGAAGCTGCTGGCGGATCGCAAGGGGATGACGCAGGTGATGCTGCGCAACCGGGCCGGTTCGCGCGGGGCGTCGATGGCGTTTTCGATCGAACAGCTTCCGTGCTTCACGCTCTGGAAGAACACCATCGCCGAAGTCGACGGCTACGTGACGGGGCTGGAGCCGGGCACGAATTATCCGTTCCCGCGCCCGATCGAACGGCGCATGAAGCGCGTGCCGAAACTCCGGGCCGGGCAGACGCATCGCACAGCGATCGATGTGACGATCCACACGAGCCAATCGGAAGTCGCCGCGGCGGCGAAACAGATCGCGCAGATTCAGGGCAAGCGCGAGACGCGCATTGATCGCGAGCCGCCGAAGATCTGA